The following is a genomic window from bacterium.
CCAGCGAATCCGTAACTGCCCTTCTATCCGGATACTCCGAAACAGCCCCCCGACCAGTCAGCCGACTTTACTTGAGGATATCGGTGACGACGCCGGCGCCGACGGTGCGGCCGCCCTCGCGGATGGCGAAGCGCAGTTCCTTCTCCATGGCGATGGGGGTGATGAGCTCCACGGTCATCCTCACCGTGTCGCCGGGCATGACCATCTCGGCGTCCTGGAGCTCGGCGATGTTGCCGGTGACGTCGGTGGTGCGGAAGAAGAACTGGGGCCGGTATCCAGGGAAGAAGGGTGTGTGTCGGCCGCCTTCTTCCTTGGTCAGGATGTACACCTGGGAGGTGAACCTCGTGTGCGGTGTGATGGAGCCCGGAGCGGCCAGCACCATTCCGCGCTGGATGTCCTTGCGCTCGGTGCCGCGCAGGAGGCATCCCACGTTGTCGCCGGCCTGGCCCTGATCCAGGAGCTTGCGGAACATCTCGACGCCGGTGACGGTGGTGGATTCGATCTTGTCGCGCATGCCCACGATGTCCACCTTGTCGCCGACCTTGATGATTCCGCGGTCTATGCGGCCGGTGCTGACGGTCCCGCGCCCGGTGATGGTGAAGACGTCCTCGATGGGCATCAGGAATGGCCTGTCGGTGGCGCGCTCGGGCAGCGGGATGTAGTTGTCCAGGGCGTCGAGGAGCTCGAAGATGCATTTGATGTCGGGATCGTTCTTGTCGCCGGTGCCCTTCTCCAGGGCCTTGAGGGCGGACCCTTTGATGAAGGGGACTTCGTTGCCGGGGTACTCGTACTGGGTCAGCAGATCCCGGCACTCCATCTCGACCAGCTCCAGGAGCTCGGGGTCGTCGAGCATGTCGGTTTTGTTCAGGAAGACGATGATGTAGGGCACGCCGACCTGCCGGGCCAGGAGGATGTGCTCTCGGGTCTGTGGCATGGGCCCGTCGGCGGCGGAGACGACGAGGATGGCCCCGTCCATCTGGGCGGCGCCGGTGACCATGTTCTTGACGTAGTCGGCGTGGCCCGGGCAGTCCACGTGCGCGTAGTGCCGCTTCTCGGACTGGTACTCCACGTGGGCGGTATTGATGGTGATGCCGCGCTCCCGCTCTTCCGGGGCCTTGTCGATCTCGTCGAAGCTGACGTAGGTGGCCAGGTTGTGGTGCGACAAGTTCAGCGTAATGGCCGCCGTGAGGGTCGTCTTGCCGTGATCCACGTGACCGATGGTGCCCACGTTGATGTGGGGCTTGGTGCGCTGGAATTTTTCCTTAGCCATCTTGGCCTCCTAATCAAACGGCTGGAGAGCCAGTGTGACGTAAAGTCAACGTTAAAAAGAGCTCTGGAACCTTGAACGGTTGAAGTCTTCAAGCCGCGCCGCGGGCATGAACGGCCTTTTGCGCGGGGGCGGTGCAATATAACACATCTCGGCGCGGATTACCAGCCTGACGGTACGTTTTTTTCCTCCCCCGACTTGGGGGCGGGAACGGCGGCGATTGACGGACGATTACGAGACAACGCAAGACTCTCAATTTCAAGTGATTCGGTCACCACCACCGGGCGGTCGAATCCTCGGGCACCGGCGCGTAGCGCTCGAACTGCATGTGGTAAGAGGCACGACCCTGGGTCAACGAGCGCACCGCCGTCGAGTAGCCGAACATGGCCGATAGCGGCACCCGGGCGTCCGCCACCTGGGAACCGGCCAGGATCCGGGTCTCGGTTATCTGCCCCCGGCGGGTGGAGAGGTCCTTGAGCACGTTGCCCAGGAACTCCTCGGGGCAGGTGACCTCGAGGCTCATCACCGGCTCCAGGACGAGGGGTCCGGCTTTGGCGCATGCCAGGTGGAATGCGCGGAAGGCGGCCGCTCGAAAAACATCGGAGGAGGAGAGCGCCTCGTCAAACCCCGCGTCCACCAGACGGCTCCGCACGTCCACCATGGGGTACCCGGCCACGACGCCCACCTGCATCCCCTGGCGGCAGCCCTCCTCGATGGCCTCGTGGTAAGGCTTCGGCAGCCCATCCACCCATCCGGAGAAGGAGAATCCCTCCCCGTGGCCCGCAGGCTCCACGGCGATGCGGACCTTCGCGTACTGCCCCTTGCCGACGAGCTGGCGGTCCAGGATGAACTCGTCCTCGCCGGGACCGGAAACGGACTCCCGGAAGGCAATCTGGGGCTCGCCCACCCGGCAGCGGACGCCGAATTCCCGCTGGAGCCGGTCCACGATTATCTCCAGGTGGAGCTCCCCCATGCCGGAGATGATGCGCTGGCCGGTCTCGGCGTCCTCGGCCACGGTGAATGTGGGGTCGTCCTCGGCCAGGCTCTCCAGGCCGTCGGCGAGCTTCTTCTCGTCGGCGGTGGAGCCGGGCTCGATGGCCACCCGCATGACCGGCTCGGGGAACTCTATGGTCCCCAGGGCGATGGGGTGGTCTCGGTCGCAGAGGGTGTCACCGGTGCGGCAGCCCTTTAAACCGACGGCGGCGCCGATTTCCCCGGGGCCCAGTTCCGCGATGTCGGTCTTCCGGTTGGCGTG
Proteins encoded in this region:
- the tuf gene encoding elongation factor Tu: MAKEKFQRTKPHINVGTIGHVDHGKTTLTAAITLNLSHHNLATYVSFDEIDKAPEERERGITINTAHVEYQSEKRHYAHVDCPGHADYVKNMVTGAAQMDGAILVVSAADGPMPQTREHILLARQVGVPYIIVFLNKTDMLDDPELLELVEMECRDLLTQYEYPGNEVPFIKGSALKALEKGTGDKNDPDIKCIFELLDALDNYIPLPERATDRPFLMPIEDVFTITGRGTVSTGRIDRGIIKVGDKVDIVGMRDKIESTTVTGVEMFRKLLDQGQAGDNVGCLLRGTERKDIQRGMVLAAPGSITPHTRFTSQVYILTKEEGGRHTPFFPGYRPQFFFRTTDVTGNIAELQDAEMVMPGDTVRMTVELITPIAMEKELRFAIREGGRTVGAGVVTDILK
- a CDS encoding EF-Tu/IF-2/RF-3 family GTPase, with product MQKYLDGGEITPDDIRAGLRRGTLAGEIQPVLAVSALKNKGVQPVLDAVVDFLPSPLDRGAVKGINPKTEREEERKPDPNAPLTAYVFKTAADTFFGKLTFFRTYSGTLKVKDSLLNSHTGRGVRVGRLLEMHANRKTDIAELGPGEIGAAVGLKGCRTGDTLCDRDHPIALGTIEFPEPVMRVAIEPGSTADEKKLADGLESLAEDDPTFTVAEDAETGQRIISGMGELHLEIIVDRLQREFGVRCRVGEPQIAFRESVSGPGEDEFILDRQLVGKGQYAKVRIAVEPAGHGEGFSFSGWVDGLPKPYHEAIEEGCRQGMQVGVVAGYPMVDVRSRLVDAGFDEALSSSDVFRAAAFRAFHLACAKAGPLVLEPVMSLEVTCPEEFLGNVLKDLSTRRGQITETRILAGSQVADARVPLSAMFGYSTAVRSLTQGRASYHMQFERYAPVPEDSTARWW